Proteins encoded by one window of Dreissena polymorpha isolate Duluth1 chromosome 11, UMN_Dpol_1.0, whole genome shotgun sequence:
- the LOC127850023 gene encoding uncharacterized protein LOC127850023 — protein sequence MAKTRIDTSRHQRRVQRRLALTPVVIDENQDIAAANALLKLGSNSPKFVEKGTDPGPDPKDARLKELETQVNYLEFNYSSLQQEYQRLLEENRTLKQELGEKKFTHTNLKNNEIKTLTGLPSCAVFMWILTLVSLGFKKIGNLNNGDQLLLVLMKLKLNLTNADLAIRFNICPTQVSKIFSNCVPIISKKLKFLIRWPGKGTILKNMPKSFQLKYKKCRVIIDCSEIFIQRPSNLDTRAKTYSNYKHHNTLKFLAGITPYGAISFLSKCWGGRVSDKEITAKCGFYEKLENGDLVLADRGFLISEELAVRGASLAIPPFTKGKKQLGHREVEVARRLSRVRIHVERAIERIKNFQILKHTLPISLIKHADDILQICGALTNLQPKLVK from the exons ATGGCTAAAACACGTATCGACACTTCAAGGCATCAGAGACGTGTACAGCGCAGACTTGCCCTAACACCGGTAGTGATAGATGAAAACCAAGACATTGCAGCGGCGAATGCTTTGCTCAAGCTTGGTTCTAACAGTCCAAAGTTCGTTGAAAAAG GAACTGACCCAGGTCCAGATCCAAAAGATGCCAGACTGAAAGAACTGGAGACCCAAGTCAATTATCTGGAATTCAATTACAGCTCTCTGCAGCAAGAATACCAGAGACTGCTGGAAGAAAATAGAACATTAAAACAAGAACTAGGGGAGAAAAAATTCACGCACACAAatcttaaaaataatgaaataaagacACTGACTGGTTTGCCATCATGTGCAGTTTTCATGTGGATTCTGACGTTAGTCAGCCTTGGCTTTAAAAAAATAGGAAATTTGAACAATGGTGATCAACTCCTGCTTGTGTTGAtgaaactcaaactgaacttgaCAAACGCTGATCTTGCTATAAGATTCAACATATGCCCAACGCAAGTTTCCAagattttttcaaactgtgtgcCGATAATTTCCAAAAAGTTGAAATTTTTGATAAGATGGCCTGGCAAGGGAACTATTCTCAAAAACATGCCGAAGTCATTCCAATTGAAATACAAGAAGTGTAGAGTGATAATAGACTGTAGTGAAATATTTATTCAAAGGCCTTCCAATCTTGATACGCGAGCAAAGACCTATTCAAATTACAAACACCATAATACGCTCAAGTTTTTGGCAGGAATTACTCCGTATGGAGCAATAAGTTTCTTATCAAAGTGTTGGGGTGGCCGCGTATCTGACAAGGAAATAACTGCCAAATGTGGATTTTACGAAAAACTGGAGAATGGGGACCTAGTACTGGCAGATAGAGGCTTCTTAATTTCCGAGGAGTTGGCTGTGCGTGGGGCTTCATTAGCAATTCCACCGTTCACAAAGGGCAAGAAGCAGCTGGGACACAGGGAGGTGGAGGTGGCAAGACGCTTATCCCGTGTGAGGATCCACGTTGAACGGGCCATAGAGCGCATAAAGAACTTCCAAATTCTTAAACATACTTTGCCCATATCGCTGATAAAGCATGCTGATGACATTCTTCAGATCTGTGGTGCTCTGACAAATCTGCAGCCCaaattagttaaataa
- the LOC127850022 gene encoding uncharacterized protein LOC127850022 gives MCFLKVIRTLIVIVYISVFPRMRIDWRAKNALPLINCQHNNGISTGEACSHVAALLFKVEAAVKLDLTNPSKTSAACVWNRYYREKVAAEPLSEMNFSQPKHGKVPKRKARPAPDTDSDDDFDDEAALRALKRICPNACVLTKDDSDTDTASDDEDMPPLLIREHSISGQLTEEALAAECRAFLRDFTVTPTQASNLEKMTRNQSESGLWKRQRLGRITASNAHDVKTRKEGTKSDALIKRIMDSDKTDISGLQSVRFGIVNEKKAKKQYNDIMAKEHDNFVLRDSGLVIDTTFPVFAASPDGVRTCLCHGEGLVEVKCSYKHRDVCVKDIPDIDPTFYLGKENLTLKEGHRHYTQIQFQMFVCQKQFCDFVVYTNKGVFVQTVYYDSTFVKDLIDRCTTYAMSELVPANIMKKMERGDNE, from the exons atgtgctttttgaaGGTTATACGaacgttgattgttattgtttacatttcggtatttccgcgcatgcgcattgacTGGAGGGCAAAAAACGCGCTTCCGCTTATAAACTGTCAACACAACAATGGAATCAG CACCGGAGAGGCTTGCAGTCATGTCGCAGCTCTGTTGTTTAAAGTGGAAGCTGCGGTGAAGCTAGACCTGACCAACCCATCCAAAACCAGTGCTGCCTGTGTCTGGAACCGTTACTACAGAGAGAAG GTAGCTGCAGAACCTTTGAGTGAGATGAATTTCAGCCAACCAAAGCACGGCAAAGTCCCCAAGAGAAAAGCCAGACCCGCGCCAGACACAGACTCTGATGACGACTTTGACGACGAAGCTGCCCTGCGTGCTCTAAAACGCATTTGTCCAAATGCATGTGTCCTTACAAAAGACGACTCTGACACTGATACTGCATCAGATGACGAAGATATGCCCCCG TTACTTATCAGAGAGCACAGCATCAGTGGACAGCTAACCGAGGAAGCATTGGCCGCAGAATGCAGAGCTTTCTTGCGAGATTTTACTGTCACTCCGACACAAGCCAGCAACCTCGAAAAAATGACCAGGAACCAGTCGGAAAGTGGATTATGGAAGCGACAACGTCTTGGTCGCATAACGGCATCTAATGCTCATGATGTTAAAACCAGGAAAGAGGGAACTAAGTCTGATGCCTTGATAAAAAGGATCATGGACAGTGACAAAACAGACATCAGTGGATTACAAAGTGTTAGGTTTGGAATAGTTAACGAAAAAAAAGCAAAGAAACAGTACAATGACATAATGGCGAAAGAACATGACAATTTTGTGTTGCGGGACAGTGGACTAGTGATAGACACCACATTTCCCGTGTTTGCGGCATCACCCGATGGTGTAAGAACTTGCCTATGTCACGGGGAAGGACTTGTTGAAGTGAAATGCTCATACAAGCATCGCGATGTGTGTGTTAAGGACATTCCAGACATAGATCCTACATTTTACCTCGGAAAGGAAAATTTAACTTTGAAGGAGGGTCACCGCCACTACACACAAATTCAGTTTCAAATGTTTGTGTGCCAGAAACAATTTTGTGACTTTGTTGTTTATACAAATAAGGGTGTATTTGTTCAGACAGTCTATTATGACAGCACTTTTGTGAAAGACCTTATAGACAGATGTACAACATATGCCATGTCAGAACTAGTTCCAGCAAATATCATGAAAAAAATGGAACGTGGTGACAATGAATGA